The Ananas comosus cultivar F153 unplaced genomic scaffold, ASM154086v1, whole genome shotgun sequence genome has a segment encoding these proteins:
- the LOC109705922 gene encoding rust resistance kinase Lr10-like, translated as MPPRLVAILLALFLPAAGRNITVSGNDADDDFFEKCPVSRCAEGGPEIRFPYRLDSSPSFCSVPGMELSCSGNDTVLALPHTGSFNVTAIDYRYGEITIKLGGSCLHGLTGQPESVNLTSSLYPQWDDRDIILLGCPRKWTPEEDYQIAGPISCLSTASQFVYVVRAYAYATSLPSDCRVISNRFTIPFRPMTESDSDQPTLNETVADLTTRGEVTLGWYVSPITDKCIRCEEVKKFCGFSSATNQAFCRRGRNVKLIAATSSAAFVILLLLVVILVYFYTRSKREKEIRLKVEKFLASYNAIKPTRYTFSELKKITKRFKNTLGQGGFGSVYKGELANGIPVAVKMLARSKWDGREFTNEVATIGRIHHFNVVRLLGFCSEGTTHALIYEFMPNESLEKYIFSKGRNSLHEPLKMEKLLEIATGIARGIEYLHQGCNQRILHFDIKPHNILLDRNFNPKISDFGLAKLCSRDQSIVTMTAARGTMGYIAPEMYSRNFGAVSYKADVYSFGMLVMEMVGGRRNADPRIENQSEFYFPEWIYDQLVNGQDIGPAIEIANTGETEIAKKLAVVALWCIQWDPKDRPSMTRVVQMLIGDLQNLPMPPTPFVSSQVKM; from the exons ATGCCTCCTAGGCTTGTTGCTATTCTGTTAGCTCTGTTTCTCCCTGCTGCAGGGAGAAACATAACTGTCTCAGGAAATGATGCAGATGACGATTTCTTCGAGAAATGCCCGGTTTCGCGGTGTGCAGAAGGCGGCCCGGAGATCCGATTTCCGTACCGGCTCGACTCGAGCCCTTCGTTCTGCAGCGTTCCCGGAATGGAGCTCTCGTGCTCGGGCAACGACACCGTCCTAGCGCTCCCACATACAGGATCTTTCAACGTGACTGCGATCGACTACCGTTACGGTGAAATCACGATCAAGCTGGGAGGTTCGTGTCTACACGGCTTGACGGGACAACCGGAATCCGTCAATCTAACGTCGTCATTGTATCCACAATGGGACGATCGGGATATCATCTTGCTAGGCTGCCCGAGAAAATGGACACCGGAGGAAGACTACCAGATCGCCGGCCCGATCTCTTGCCTTAGCACTGCATCGCAATTTGTTTACGTGGTGCGTGCCTATGCTTATGCTACCAGTCTCCCTTCGGATTGTCGGGTGATCTCAAACAGATTTACCATTCCCTTCCGACCGATGACGGAATCCGATTCTGACCAGCCCACCTTAAACGAAACGGTGGCCGATCTCACAACGCGCGGCGAGGTGACTCTAGGGTGGTATGTTTCTCCCATAACTGATAAATGCATCCGCTGCGAGGAGGTGAAAAAGTTCTGTGGATTTAGCTCGGCGACCAACCAAGCGTTCTGCCGACGCG GCCGAAATGTCAAGCTCATCGCAG CAACATCTTCCGCCGCATTTGTTATACTTTTGTTGCTTGTTGTTATCTTAGTCTACTTCTATACACGATCCAAAAGGGAAAAGGAAATACGTTTGAAGGTGGAGAAATTCCTCGCGTCGTACAACGCCATAAAACCGACTCGCTACACCTTCTCGGAGCTCAAGAAGATTACTAAAAGGTTCAAGAATACGTTGGGCCAAGGCGGTTTCGGAAGCGTCTACAAGGGCGAGTTAGCAAATGGAATTCCTGTCGCGGTAAAGATGCTCGCGAGATCGAAGTGGGACGGTCGAGAGTTCACCAACGAAGTCGCGACAATCGGACGAATTCACCATTTCAATGTCGTTCGCTTGTTGGGATTTTGCTCAGAAGGAACCACACATGCGCTTATATACGAGTTCATGCCAAATGAATCACTGGAGAAGTACATCTTCTCTAAAGGTAGGAATTCCCTTCATGAGCCACTAAAGATGGAGAAATTGTTAGAGATCGCAACAGGAATTGCTCGGGGGATTGAGTATCTGCATCAGGGGTGCAATCAACGCATCTTGCACTTTGACATCAAGCCTCACAACATCTTGTTGGATCGCAATTTCAACCCAAAGATATCCGACTTTGGTCTCGCAAAACTGTGCTCGAGAGATCAAAGCATTGTTACGATGACCGCGGCAAGGGGCACGATGGGCTATATCGCGCCGGAGATGTATTCGAGAAACTTCGGAGCGGTGTCCTACAAAGCGGACGTCTACAGTTTCGGAATGCTGGTGATGGAAATGGTTGGCGGGAGGAGGAACGCTGATCCTCGAATTGAGAACCAAAGCGAGTTTTATTTTCCGGAGTGGATTTATGATCAACTAGTGAATGGGCAAGACATTGGGCCGGCGATAGAGATAGCAAATACGGGCGAAACAGAGATTGCGAAAAAACTCGCCGTTGTGGCGTTGTGGTGCATACAATGGGATCCGAAGGATCGGCCGTCGATGACGAGAGTCGTGCAGATGTTGATCGGCGATTTGCAGAACTTGCCAATGCCACCGACACCATTTGTGTCCTCACAGGTCAAGATGTAA
- the LOC109705921 gene encoding rust resistance kinase Lr10-like yields the protein MVERLSLLPLLCLLLACVGVAEGRKNHVSCSSSCGHLHDIGYPFRLRSDPPGCGSPSYELLCDGGKPMVELGSAKYYVTNISYANHTISAVDPVFADDDRYCPLPLQSPSPDFLELYYNVGEYWALFMNCTKPVRDSRYRRVPCLSSNNSFVYIVVDIWGYFVDAIKPSCGFLATIPLLVDDHVMNLNTTDIFELLKEGFMFSWDVGPEPISAMIHECLEDAKSMFANLTSSKGLLFLPYSLVKGETHFPTCMDDLSGGNHYFRYAVAVVAVIEIVQLLLALWILGRFVSAPISLLILMAYKLWSSHVSIDIVEKFLQDQQMLSPTRYSYTDIIAITGHFREKLGQGGFGSVFRGTLLSGQHVAIKMLGNSQFNGEDFINEVSTIGRIHHVNIVRLAGFCSEGSKRALVYEYMPNGSLDKYIFSAKGTSSRPFSWDKLNEIALGVARGIDYLHRGCDMQILHFDIKPHNILLDRHFNPKVSDFGLARLFPKDYSLVSLSAARGTIGYIAPELVSRNFGIVSDKSDVFSFGMLLLEMAGGRRNVDRSIENTSQVYYPSWIYDRLTQNNEIIEINNNIEIHGVESKLCKVGLWCIQMKSSNRPSMDKVVEMLEGDEDNLQMPPRPFFSSSQQISARQSSMQSSSTELSTISEQEDYSNSDQ from the exons ATGGTGGAAAGGCTCTCTCTTCTTCCACTGTTATGCCTCCTCCTCGCCTGTGTCGGCGTTGCAGAAGGTCGTAAGAATCACGTCAGTTGTTCTTCGTCGTGCGGGCATCTCCACGACATCGGCTATCCTTTCCGTTTGAGGAGCGATCCGCCAGGATGCGGATCCCCAAGCTACGAGCTTCTCTGCGACGGCGGCAAACCTATGGTGGAGCTGGGGTCGGCAAAGTACTACGTGACCAACATCTCGTATGCCAACCACACTATCAGTGCGGTTGATCCCGTGTTTGCGGATGACGATAGATATTGCCCTCTTCCTCTCCAATCTCCATCGCCTGATTTTTTAGAATTGTATTACAACGTCGGAGAATACTGGGCTCTCTTTATGAATTGCACAAAGCCGGTTCGAGACAGCAGGTACCGGCGCGTGCCTTGCCTAAGCAGTAACAACTCATTTGTCTACATAGTCGTCGATATTTGGGGATACTTTGTGGATGCTATTAAGCCCTCATGTGGATTTCTGGCCACCATTCCTCTGCTGGTCGATGATCATGTCATGAATCTGAACACCACCGATATTTTTGAGCTCTTAAAGGAGGGATTCATGTTTTCCTGGGACGTAGGCCCTGAACCAATATCTGCAATGATTCATGAATGCTTGGAAGACGCAAAAAG CATGTTTGCCAATTTGACCAGCAGCAAAGGGCTTCTTTTCCTACCATACTCCTTGGTTAAAGGCGAGACCCATTTCCCAACCTGCATGGACGATTTATCCGGCGGCAATCACTATTTTCGATATGCAGTCGCTGTGGTTGCTGTAATAGAGATTGTGCAACTTTTATTAG CATTATGGATATTAGGGAGGTTCGTTTCCGCGCCAATTTCGCTTCTCATTCTAATGGCTTATAAGTTATGGAGCAGTCATGTGTCCATCGACATTGTAGAAAAGTTTCTCCAAGACCAACAAATGCTCTCACCTACGAGATATTCCTACACTGATATCATTGCGATTACGGGCCACTTTAGAGAGAAGTTAGGGCAAGGAGGATTTGGGTCGGTCTTTAGAGGTACGCTCTTAAGTGGCCAACATGTTGCCATCAAAATGCTCGGAAATTCTCAATTCAACGGAGAAGACTTCATCAATGAGGTCTCAACAATTGGTAGGATTCACCATGTAAATATAGTGCGGCTTGCTGGTTTTTGCTCAGAAGGATCAAAGAGGGCTCTTGTTTACGAGTACATGCCTAATGGATCATTAGACAAGTATATCTTCTCGGCAAAAGGAACTAGTAGTAGACCCTTTTCCTGGGATAAGCTCAATGAAATAGCACTTGGGGTGGCTCGGGGTATCGACTACCTGCATCGAGGATGCGACATGCAAATTTTACATTTCGACATCAAACCACATAATATTCTCCTCGACCGCCATTTCAACCCAAAAGTTTCAGATTTCGGACTCGCAAGGTTGTTTCCAAAGGATTATAGTCTTGTTTCTCTTAGTGCAGCAAGAGGGACCATTGGATATATTGCTCCGGAATTGGTATCGAGAAACTTTGGGATTGTATCTGACAAATCTGACGTCTTTAGTTTTGGAATGCTATTACTAGAGATGGCAGGAGGTAGAAGGAATGTGGACCGATCGATAGAAAATACAAGCCAAGTTTACTATCCTTCTTGGATCTACGACCGACTTACACAGAACAATGAGATCATtgaaataaataacaatattgAGATTCATGGAGTAGAAAGCAAGCTATGTAAAGTGGGGTTATGGTGCATTCAGATGAAATCGTCAAATCGCCCTTCTATGGACAAAGTTGTAGAGATGTTGGAAGGGGATGAGGATAACTTGCAAATGCCGCCAAGGCCCTTTTTTTCATCCTCGCAGCAGATCTCCGCAAGGCAGTCTTCTATGCAATCCAGTTCAACAGAATTATCAACCATTTCCGAGCAGGAAGACTATTCAAATTCAGACCAATAA